Proteins from a genomic interval of Bradyrhizobium sp. CCBAU 53340:
- a CDS encoding MFS transporter, whose product MATLGLDASQLTASEHQRQLRRAVIASTVGTAIEWYDFFLYSTVTGLVFAKLFFPHSDPWVGTLEAFAIYAVGFIARPIGAAIFGHYGDRIGRKSTLIATLLLMGLATAAVAVVPTYASIGIWGAVILTVLRFIQGVGVGGEWGGSVLMSMEWARNDQSRGLVASWPQFGVPCGLFLANLAVLAFSQMAGEQFLAWGWRIPFALSIILVGVGLYIRLGILETPVFSKLVAERQVDRTPMLTVIREYPKEILLSAFARMSEQAPFYIFTAFIFSYGIGTLHVSRDFLLTAVLSASVLSFVSIPLCGHVSDQIGRKNMYMIGAAATGIFGFIYFAMLNTGSLTVIFLAIILSLIPHDMQYGPQAALIAESFTGRLRYSGSSLGYQLASVIAGGPAPLIATWLFGTFHSATAIAVYIAICAIMTLVATAMMTDYTGKDINAAGAHERRT is encoded by the coding sequence ATGGCAACACTCGGCCTTGACGCCAGCCAACTCACCGCATCCGAGCATCAGCGCCAGCTTCGTCGGGCCGTGATCGCCTCGACGGTCGGCACTGCGATCGAATGGTACGATTTCTTCCTCTACAGCACCGTCACCGGTCTGGTTTTCGCAAAGCTGTTCTTTCCGCACTCGGACCCCTGGGTCGGGACGCTGGAGGCGTTTGCGATCTACGCGGTCGGCTTCATCGCACGTCCGATCGGTGCGGCTATCTTCGGCCACTATGGCGACCGCATCGGACGCAAATCCACGCTGATCGCGACGCTGCTCCTGATGGGGCTGGCGACCGCCGCAGTGGCCGTCGTGCCGACCTATGCCAGCATCGGCATCTGGGGTGCCGTGATCCTTACCGTGCTGAGATTCATCCAGGGCGTCGGCGTCGGCGGCGAGTGGGGTGGCTCGGTGCTGATGTCGATGGAATGGGCCCGCAACGACCAATCTCGCGGATTGGTCGCGTCATGGCCGCAATTCGGCGTTCCTTGCGGCCTCTTTCTCGCCAATCTCGCGGTGCTGGCCTTCAGCCAGATGGCGGGCGAACAGTTCCTGGCCTGGGGCTGGCGCATTCCGTTCGCGCTCAGCATCATCCTGGTCGGCGTCGGCCTCTATATTCGTCTCGGCATCCTCGAAACGCCGGTGTTCTCGAAGCTCGTGGCCGAACGTCAGGTCGATCGCACGCCGATGCTGACCGTGATCCGGGAATATCCGAAGGAGATCTTGCTGTCTGCATTCGCGCGCATGTCGGAGCAGGCGCCGTTCTACATCTTCACCGCCTTCATCTTCTCCTACGGCATCGGCACCCTGCACGTTTCGCGCGACTTCCTGCTGACCGCGGTACTCTCGGCCTCGGTGCTGTCGTTCGTCTCGATCCCGCTGTGCGGGCATGTCTCCGATCAGATCGGCCGCAAGAACATGTACATGATCGGCGCTGCGGCGACCGGCATCTTCGGCTTCATCTATTTCGCGATGCTCAACACGGGATCGCTGACCGTCATCTTCCTGGCGATCATCCTGTCGCTGATTCCGCACGACATGCAGTATGGGCCGCAAGCCGCCTTGATCGCCGAGAGCTTTACCGGACGCCTGCGCTACAGCGGCTCCTCGCTCGGTTATCAGCTCGCATCCGTGATCGCCGGCGGCCCCGCGCCGCTGATCGCCACCTGGCTGTTCGGCACGTTCCACTCGGCGACTGCGATCGCGGTCTACATCGCGATCTGCGCGATCATGACGCTGGTCGCGACCGCCATGATGACCGACTACACCGGGAAGGATATCAACGCGGCGGGTGCGCACGAGCGGCGGACTTGA
- a CDS encoding fumarylacetoacetate hydrolase family protein — protein sequence MNAASYVIPLPPQASLPVVGEAGRYPVRRIWCVGRNYLEHIREMGNDERAPPFFFAKHADMLVPDGATIPYPPLTKDLHHEVELIVAMKSGGLNIPADKALDHVYGYAVGIDLTRRDLQIASRKKERPWEIGKSFDGSAPCSAVQPASKIGHPAKGKIWLTVNGKEAQKGDLTELIWNVPEIIWQLSQQVKLAAGDIIMTGTPAGVSQLQPGDKLECGVDGVGTLKVSIGQPE from the coding sequence ATGAACGCCGCCTCCTACGTCATCCCGCTTCCGCCCCAGGCTTCGCTCCCCGTTGTCGGCGAGGCCGGCCGTTATCCGGTGCGCCGCATCTGGTGCGTCGGCCGCAACTATCTCGAGCACATCCGCGAGATGGGCAATGACGAGCGCGCGCCGCCGTTCTTCTTCGCCAAGCACGCCGACATGCTGGTGCCCGACGGCGCCACGATCCCCTACCCGCCGCTGACCAAGGATCTGCATCACGAGGTCGAGCTGATCGTCGCGATGAAGAGCGGCGGGCTCAATATCCCCGCCGACAAGGCGCTGGATCACGTCTACGGCTATGCCGTCGGCATCGACCTCACCCGCCGCGACCTTCAGATTGCCTCGCGCAAGAAGGAGCGTCCGTGGGAGATCGGCAAGTCGTTCGACGGGTCCGCGCCCTGTTCGGCGGTGCAGCCCGCCTCGAAGATTGGCCATCCCGCCAAGGGAAAGATCTGGCTCACGGTCAACGGCAAGGAAGCCCAAAAGGGCGACCTCACCGAGCTGATCTGGAACGTGCCCGAGATCATCTGGCAGCTCTCGCAGCAGGTGAAGCTCGCCGCCGGCGACATCATCATGACGGGCACGCCGGCCGGCGTGTCGCAGCTCCAACCCGGCGACAAGCTCGAATGCGGCGTCGACGGCGTCGGCACGCTGAAGGTGAGCATCGGCCAGCCGGAGTAG